One window of the Pieris brassicae chromosome Z, ilPieBrab1.1, whole genome shotgun sequence genome contains the following:
- the LOC123718994 gene encoding uncharacterized protein LOC123718994 — protein sequence MPKNITSEVREIILKVKEFMDEEKRMQVPIIPLSKVYVRVSAATGVSERTVLNIVKEARLIEQGLLDPETLKKNPKKRVRTKGKIEVDEYDLQVIRRKIHEFYTFKKEVPTINKLLQILKEEINFKGSRETLRKILRKNGFQFRKPKNNKEKEPVPEATSSVPAMVPPYIHTMFSHKNIQ from the exons AtgccaaaaaatataacaagtgAAGTTcgtgaaattatattaaaagtgaaAGAGTTTATGGATGAAGAAAAGCGAATGCAAGTTCCTATTATTCCACTTAGTAAAGTATACGTTCGAGTTTCTGCCGCAACTG gtgTATCTGAACGCACAGTACTTAACATAGTAAAAGAGGCGAGACTTATTGAACAAGGTTTATTAGATCCAGAGACCTTGAAAAAGAATCCCAAAAAGAGAGTACGCACAAAAGGCAAAATTGAAGTTGATGAGTATGATCTACAAGTAATTAGGAGAAAGATACATGAAttctatacttttaaaaaagaagTCCCTACCATTAATAAACTCttgcaaatattaaaagaagaaataaattttaagggTTCAAGGGAGACACTGAGAAAAATACTTCGTAAAAATGGTTTTCAATTTAGAAAAcctaaaaacaataaagaGAAAGAACCTGTACCAGAAGCAACTTCATCTGTACCTGCTATGGTGCCtccatacatacatactatGTTTAGCCacaaaaacatacaataa
- the LOC123718454 gene encoding SET and MYND domain-containing protein 4-like isoform X2, with translation MSASTYKTQDCAKQWEVLLLLLSSEEKNIDRTTENEIDTMNYFYNNEGVKKIMLQWLHEMNLSYARKTSESDTALKCNQVSFLWRQQGNDKYHANLVDDSYQCYSKSVIYANQNDTEYALALANRSAALLRLKRFKECLADIDLSIASGYKREMLHKLLLRKADCYIELNQTKNSRESILCASKHASSLNLSASQMAEFERHVRLLERKIHTGEDTHSLDECNVVLPECLNGVNPQFNAASMSIELKNNDTVGRHVIAKEALKRGDVLFSEKPYAWVTLPSDDPVCEMCCQPDINPLPCSSCSRSVYCSEACRSTAFTMFHKWECVGAQSDLFPTIGIAHLALRVLLISQYHGLPTPMSLAKPTAYELFKSYSQVDKIDIYRAETPDFYRMFNLVTNFDKMNNTDYIQYAVTATMLILYLERFTSFFETFESGPLNDRERKMFAAGFMLRCMGQLVCNGHAALSLSTYDDGTGRTVTEREVRRATAIYPSAAMMNHSCDPNIINTFYKNRLIIRCARELSAGAEVFNCYGPHRAREPTAQRRAHLRAQYMFQCMCSACADVEQQQFAMLFAAYACQSCKGPVLWQGKKAHCQHCNADFFPEKALAILDRAEELAFQAIQAKSPQEGCELMQSSYRLKQQVWYRHHASLRAAADRLAKSYADAGEFSKSVELIKQNIQSLEYQYGSFSVEVAHELRKLSDVMLERILNAPRNSAYREWCLETHKIVRKAIQLTELNYGGWEPLVRRLVIQERVVGDLVQDTAAGLSQTDNIHHILHYNLKI, from the exons ATGAGCGCGAGTACCTATAAAACACAGGATTGTGCGAAACAATGGGAAGTTTTATTGCTTCTACTGTCTTCAGAAGAGAAAAACATCGACAGAACAACCGAAAATGAAATCGATACTatgaactatttttataacaatgagGGTGTTAA aaaaataatgttgCAATGGTTACATGAAATGAATTTATCATATGCTAGGAAGACATCTGAAAGTGATACTGCACTAAAATGTAACcaagtttcttttttatggAGACAGCAAGGAAATGATAAGTATCATGCTAACTTAGTAGATGATAGCTACCAATGCTATTCCAAGAGTGTGATATATGCTAATCAGAATGATACAGAATATGCCTTAGCTCTTGCAAACAGATCTGCTGCTTTGCTTAGACTGAAACGATTCAAG GAATGTCTTGCCGATATAGATCTTTCCATTGCAAGTGGTTACAAGAGGGAGATGTTACATAAGTTGCTCTTACGAAAGGCTGACTGCTACATCGAGCTGAACCAGACTAAGAATTCCCGAGAATCTATTTTATGTGCCTCAAAACACGCATCTTCTCTTAATCTGTCAGCATCACAAATGG ctgAGTTTGAACGGCATGTACGACTATtggaaagaaaaatacatactgGAGAAGATACACATTCACTTGATGAATGTAATGTCGTACTACCTGAATGTCTTAATGGTGTCAACCCACAATTCAATGCAGCATCAATGTCAATTGAACTAAA gaACAACGACACAGTAGGACGTCATGTGATCGCGAAGGAAGCTTTAAAGCGAGGTGATGTTTTATTCTCAGAAAAACCTTACGCATGGGTCACGCTTCCTTCTGACGATCCAGTATGTGAGATGTGTTGCCAACCAGATATTAATCCATTACC atGCAGTAGTTGTTCACGGAGCGTTTACTGTAGTGAGGCTTGTAGGAGTACAGCGTTCACCATGTTTCATAAGTGGGAGTGTGTCGGAGCTCAGAGTGACCTCTTCCCTACTATCGGCATCGCACACTTGGCTTTACG GGTGCTGTTGATAAGTCAGTACCACGGTCTACCAACACCAATGAGTTTGGCAAAGCCCACAGCGTATGAACTTTTCAAGAGCTACAGTCAAGTTGACAAAATTGACATATACAGGGCTGAAACACCAGACTTCTACAGGATGTTCAATTTGGTTACAAACTTCGATAAGATGAACAATACCGATTATATACAGTATGCTGTG accgcaacaatgttaattttatacttgGAGAGGTTTACGTCATTCTTTGAGACGTTTGAATCAGGTCCATTGAATGATAGGGAGAGGAAAATGTTCGCGGCCGGTTTTATGTTACGATGTATGGGCCAACTTGTATGCAATGGACACGCGGCGTTAAGCCTTTCTACTTACGATGACGGAACTG GACGTACAGTTACAGAAAGAGAGGTGCGCCGTGCGACTGCAATATATCCTTCAGCTGCAATGATGAACCATTCTTGCGACCCCAACATTATTAATAC TTTCTACAAGAATCGATTAATAATCCGTTGTGCGCGAGAACTATCGGCCGGTGCGGAAGTGTTTAACTGCTATGGGCCGCATCGCGCACGTGAACCAACGGCTCAAAGACGCGCCCACTTACGGGCGCAGTACATGTTCCAATGTATGTGCAGCGCCTGCGCGGATGTCGAGCAACAACAGTTTgct ATGTTATTCGCTGCATATGCATGCCAATCATGCAAAGGGCCAGTGTTGTGGCAAGGCAAGAAAGCGCATTGTCAACACTGCAATGCGGACTTCTTTCCGGAAAAGGCGCTAGCTATACTGGACAGGGCTGAAGAACTGGCTTTTCAAG cAATTCAAGCGAAATCGCCGCAAGAGGGGTGTGAACTAATGCAATCTTCGTATCGCTTAAAGCAACAAGTGTGGTACAGACATCATGCCTCATTACGCGCCGCAGCTGATAGATTGGCTAAATCTTATGCAGATGCCG GGGAATTTAGCAAGAGCGTGGAACTGATAAAGCAAAACATACAAAGTCTCGAATATCAGTATGGTTCATTTAGTGTTGAG GTGGCGCACGAGTTACGAAAACTGTCAGATGTGATGTTGGAACGAATACTAAATGCACCACGGAACTCGGCTTATAG GGAGTGGTGCTTGGAGACACACAAAATAGTTCGTAAAGCCATACAGTTGACTGAATTAAACTATGGGGGATGGGAACCATTGGTTCGGCGGTTGGTGATCCAAGAGCGAGTAGTTGGTGACCTTGTGCAAGACACAGCGGCTGGACTATCACAAACTGATAATATACATCACATCCTGCattataatcttaaaatataa
- the LOC123718454 gene encoding SET and MYND domain-containing protein 4-like isoform X1, with amino-acid sequence MSASTYKTQDCAKQWEVLLLLLSSEEKNIDRTTENEIDTMNYFYNNEGVKYFRKIMLQWLHEMNLSYARKTSESDTALKCNQVSFLWRQQGNDKYHANLVDDSYQCYSKSVIYANQNDTEYALALANRSAALLRLKRFKECLADIDLSIASGYKREMLHKLLLRKADCYIELNQTKNSRESILCASKHASSLNLSASQMAEFERHVRLLERKIHTGEDTHSLDECNVVLPECLNGVNPQFNAASMSIELKNNDTVGRHVIAKEALKRGDVLFSEKPYAWVTLPSDDPVCEMCCQPDINPLPCSSCSRSVYCSEACRSTAFTMFHKWECVGAQSDLFPTIGIAHLALRVLLISQYHGLPTPMSLAKPTAYELFKSYSQVDKIDIYRAETPDFYRMFNLVTNFDKMNNTDYIQYAVTATMLILYLERFTSFFETFESGPLNDRERKMFAAGFMLRCMGQLVCNGHAALSLSTYDDGTGRTVTEREVRRATAIYPSAAMMNHSCDPNIINTFYKNRLIIRCARELSAGAEVFNCYGPHRAREPTAQRRAHLRAQYMFQCMCSACADVEQQQFAMLFAAYACQSCKGPVLWQGKKAHCQHCNADFFPEKALAILDRAEELAFQAIQAKSPQEGCELMQSSYRLKQQVWYRHHASLRAAADRLAKSYADAGEFSKSVELIKQNIQSLEYQYGSFSVEVAHELRKLSDVMLERILNAPRNSAYREWCLETHKIVRKAIQLTELNYGGWEPLVRRLVIQERVVGDLVQDTAAGLSQTDNIHHILHYNLKI; translated from the exons ATGAGCGCGAGTACCTATAAAACACAGGATTGTGCGAAACAATGGGAAGTTTTATTGCTTCTACTGTCTTCAGAAGAGAAAAACATCGACAGAACAACCGAAAATGAAATCGATACTatgaactatttttataacaatgagGGTGTTAA atatttcagaaaaataatgttgCAATGGTTACATGAAATGAATTTATCATATGCTAGGAAGACATCTGAAAGTGATACTGCACTAAAATGTAACcaagtttcttttttatggAGACAGCAAGGAAATGATAAGTATCATGCTAACTTAGTAGATGATAGCTACCAATGCTATTCCAAGAGTGTGATATATGCTAATCAGAATGATACAGAATATGCCTTAGCTCTTGCAAACAGATCTGCTGCTTTGCTTAGACTGAAACGATTCAAG GAATGTCTTGCCGATATAGATCTTTCCATTGCAAGTGGTTACAAGAGGGAGATGTTACATAAGTTGCTCTTACGAAAGGCTGACTGCTACATCGAGCTGAACCAGACTAAGAATTCCCGAGAATCTATTTTATGTGCCTCAAAACACGCATCTTCTCTTAATCTGTCAGCATCACAAATGG ctgAGTTTGAACGGCATGTACGACTATtggaaagaaaaatacatactgGAGAAGATACACATTCACTTGATGAATGTAATGTCGTACTACCTGAATGTCTTAATGGTGTCAACCCACAATTCAATGCAGCATCAATGTCAATTGAACTAAA gaACAACGACACAGTAGGACGTCATGTGATCGCGAAGGAAGCTTTAAAGCGAGGTGATGTTTTATTCTCAGAAAAACCTTACGCATGGGTCACGCTTCCTTCTGACGATCCAGTATGTGAGATGTGTTGCCAACCAGATATTAATCCATTACC atGCAGTAGTTGTTCACGGAGCGTTTACTGTAGTGAGGCTTGTAGGAGTACAGCGTTCACCATGTTTCATAAGTGGGAGTGTGTCGGAGCTCAGAGTGACCTCTTCCCTACTATCGGCATCGCACACTTGGCTTTACG GGTGCTGTTGATAAGTCAGTACCACGGTCTACCAACACCAATGAGTTTGGCAAAGCCCACAGCGTATGAACTTTTCAAGAGCTACAGTCAAGTTGACAAAATTGACATATACAGGGCTGAAACACCAGACTTCTACAGGATGTTCAATTTGGTTACAAACTTCGATAAGATGAACAATACCGATTATATACAGTATGCTGTG accgcaacaatgttaattttatacttgGAGAGGTTTACGTCATTCTTTGAGACGTTTGAATCAGGTCCATTGAATGATAGGGAGAGGAAAATGTTCGCGGCCGGTTTTATGTTACGATGTATGGGCCAACTTGTATGCAATGGACACGCGGCGTTAAGCCTTTCTACTTACGATGACGGAACTG GACGTACAGTTACAGAAAGAGAGGTGCGCCGTGCGACTGCAATATATCCTTCAGCTGCAATGATGAACCATTCTTGCGACCCCAACATTATTAATAC TTTCTACAAGAATCGATTAATAATCCGTTGTGCGCGAGAACTATCGGCCGGTGCGGAAGTGTTTAACTGCTATGGGCCGCATCGCGCACGTGAACCAACGGCTCAAAGACGCGCCCACTTACGGGCGCAGTACATGTTCCAATGTATGTGCAGCGCCTGCGCGGATGTCGAGCAACAACAGTTTgct ATGTTATTCGCTGCATATGCATGCCAATCATGCAAAGGGCCAGTGTTGTGGCAAGGCAAGAAAGCGCATTGTCAACACTGCAATGCGGACTTCTTTCCGGAAAAGGCGCTAGCTATACTGGACAGGGCTGAAGAACTGGCTTTTCAAG cAATTCAAGCGAAATCGCCGCAAGAGGGGTGTGAACTAATGCAATCTTCGTATCGCTTAAAGCAACAAGTGTGGTACAGACATCATGCCTCATTACGCGCCGCAGCTGATAGATTGGCTAAATCTTATGCAGATGCCG GGGAATTTAGCAAGAGCGTGGAACTGATAAAGCAAAACATACAAAGTCTCGAATATCAGTATGGTTCATTTAGTGTTGAG GTGGCGCACGAGTTACGAAAACTGTCAGATGTGATGTTGGAACGAATACTAAATGCACCACGGAACTCGGCTTATAG GGAGTGGTGCTTGGAGACACACAAAATAGTTCGTAAAGCCATACAGTTGACTGAATTAAACTATGGGGGATGGGAACCATTGGTTCGGCGGTTGGTGATCCAAGAGCGAGTAGTTGGTGACCTTGTGCAAGACACAGCGGCTGGACTATCACAAACTGATAATATACATCACATCCTGCattataatcttaaaatataa
- the LOC123718455 gene encoding gamma-soluble NSF attachment protein, protein MSKILEAQEHCKAAEKYLKTGLLKWKPDYDSAADEFSQAAQCYRIARDVKNSKECHMKAAELYEKNRSFFHAAKAIENAVIVSKELSSPEELYNMACNSSSLYQQHGSGDAGANVLDKVAKIIEEKAPELAVKLFQQAADVSSVESSQHQGTEYISKSSRLLVKLERYDEALDSLRREIGFHLESGYAGAVGRLTVAIVLVQLARGDAVAAEKAYKEWGNNCEVPEMQTLEMLLQAYDEEDRDAAKRALASPFIRSMDVEYARLAGTIPLPEGIDPAPKAAVREHAAPSYVSANIGDGEEAGMSRAEIEEIEYADNRKTEEEDDLC, encoded by the exons ATGTCTAAAATTCTCGAGGCTCAGGAACATTGTAAAGCAGCAGAAAAATA TTTAAAGACGGGTTTGCTGAAGTGGAAGCCAGACTATGATTCAGCTGCTGATGAATTTAGTCAAGCAG CTCAATGTTACCGCATAGCCCGTGATGTGAAGAACTCCAAGGAGTGTCACATGAAGGCTGCAGAACTATATGAGAAGAACCGTTCATTCTTTCATGCTGCTAAGGCTATTGAGAATGCAGTTATTGTCAGCAAGGAGTTGTCTTCACCCGAGGAA tTGTACAACATGGCATGCAACTCAAGCAGCTTGTACCAGCAACATGGTTCAGGAGATGCTGGCGCAAATGTTCTGGACAAAGTTGCCAAGATTATTGAAGAGAAGGCTCCCGAGCTTGCTGTCAAGTTATTCCAACAGGCAGCTGATGTGTCTTCG GTCGAAAGCTCTCAACATCAAGGTACAGAATACATAAGCAAGTCGTCTCGCCTTCTTGTGAAACTGGAGAGATATGATGAAGCTTTGGATAGCCTTAGACGTGAGATTGGCTTCCACCTTGAATCAGGTTATGCTGGGGCAGTGGGACGACTTACAGTTGCCATTGTCCTTGTACAACTGGCTAGAGGCGATGCCGTGGCAGCTGAAAAAGCTTATAAG GAATGGGGTAACAACTGCGAAGTGCCTGAAATGCAAACTTTGGAAATGCTCTTACAAGCATATGATGAAGAGGATCGTGATGCAGCAAAAAGAGCGCTTGCGTCGCCATTTATACGTAGCATGGACGTTGAGTATGCAAGATTGGCGGGAACTATACCTCTGCCTGAAGGGATTGATCCAGCTCCAAAAGCAGCTGTAAGAGAACATGCGGCGCCGTCCTATGTCAGCGCGAATATTGGAGAT GGTGAAGAAGCGGGGATGTCACGGGCAGAGATAGAAGAAATCGAGTATGCTGATAATAGAAAGACCGAAGAAGAAGACGATTTGTGTTGA
- the LOC123718454 gene encoding SET and MYND domain-containing protein 4-like isoform X3 has product MLQWLHEMNLSYARKTSESDTALKCNQVSFLWRQQGNDKYHANLVDDSYQCYSKSVIYANQNDTEYALALANRSAALLRLKRFKECLADIDLSIASGYKREMLHKLLLRKADCYIELNQTKNSRESILCASKHASSLNLSASQMAEFERHVRLLERKIHTGEDTHSLDECNVVLPECLNGVNPQFNAASMSIELKNNDTVGRHVIAKEALKRGDVLFSEKPYAWVTLPSDDPVCEMCCQPDINPLPCSSCSRSVYCSEACRSTAFTMFHKWECVGAQSDLFPTIGIAHLALRVLLISQYHGLPTPMSLAKPTAYELFKSYSQVDKIDIYRAETPDFYRMFNLVTNFDKMNNTDYIQYAVTATMLILYLERFTSFFETFESGPLNDRERKMFAAGFMLRCMGQLVCNGHAALSLSTYDDGTGRTVTEREVRRATAIYPSAAMMNHSCDPNIINTFYKNRLIIRCARELSAGAEVFNCYGPHRAREPTAQRRAHLRAQYMFQCMCSACADVEQQQFAMLFAAYACQSCKGPVLWQGKKAHCQHCNADFFPEKALAILDRAEELAFQAIQAKSPQEGCELMQSSYRLKQQVWYRHHASLRAAADRLAKSYADAGEFSKSVELIKQNIQSLEYQYGSFSVEVAHELRKLSDVMLERILNAPRNSAYREWCLETHKIVRKAIQLTELNYGGWEPLVRRLVIQERVVGDLVQDTAAGLSQTDNIHHILHYNLKI; this is encoded by the exons atgttgCAATGGTTACATGAAATGAATTTATCATATGCTAGGAAGACATCTGAAAGTGATACTGCACTAAAATGTAACcaagtttcttttttatggAGACAGCAAGGAAATGATAAGTATCATGCTAACTTAGTAGATGATAGCTACCAATGCTATTCCAAGAGTGTGATATATGCTAATCAGAATGATACAGAATATGCCTTAGCTCTTGCAAACAGATCTGCTGCTTTGCTTAGACTGAAACGATTCAAG GAATGTCTTGCCGATATAGATCTTTCCATTGCAAGTGGTTACAAGAGGGAGATGTTACATAAGTTGCTCTTACGAAAGGCTGACTGCTACATCGAGCTGAACCAGACTAAGAATTCCCGAGAATCTATTTTATGTGCCTCAAAACACGCATCTTCTCTTAATCTGTCAGCATCACAAATGG ctgAGTTTGAACGGCATGTACGACTATtggaaagaaaaatacatactgGAGAAGATACACATTCACTTGATGAATGTAATGTCGTACTACCTGAATGTCTTAATGGTGTCAACCCACAATTCAATGCAGCATCAATGTCAATTGAACTAAA gaACAACGACACAGTAGGACGTCATGTGATCGCGAAGGAAGCTTTAAAGCGAGGTGATGTTTTATTCTCAGAAAAACCTTACGCATGGGTCACGCTTCCTTCTGACGATCCAGTATGTGAGATGTGTTGCCAACCAGATATTAATCCATTACC atGCAGTAGTTGTTCACGGAGCGTTTACTGTAGTGAGGCTTGTAGGAGTACAGCGTTCACCATGTTTCATAAGTGGGAGTGTGTCGGAGCTCAGAGTGACCTCTTCCCTACTATCGGCATCGCACACTTGGCTTTACG GGTGCTGTTGATAAGTCAGTACCACGGTCTACCAACACCAATGAGTTTGGCAAAGCCCACAGCGTATGAACTTTTCAAGAGCTACAGTCAAGTTGACAAAATTGACATATACAGGGCTGAAACACCAGACTTCTACAGGATGTTCAATTTGGTTACAAACTTCGATAAGATGAACAATACCGATTATATACAGTATGCTGTG accgcaacaatgttaattttatacttgGAGAGGTTTACGTCATTCTTTGAGACGTTTGAATCAGGTCCATTGAATGATAGGGAGAGGAAAATGTTCGCGGCCGGTTTTATGTTACGATGTATGGGCCAACTTGTATGCAATGGACACGCGGCGTTAAGCCTTTCTACTTACGATGACGGAACTG GACGTACAGTTACAGAAAGAGAGGTGCGCCGTGCGACTGCAATATATCCTTCAGCTGCAATGATGAACCATTCTTGCGACCCCAACATTATTAATAC TTTCTACAAGAATCGATTAATAATCCGTTGTGCGCGAGAACTATCGGCCGGTGCGGAAGTGTTTAACTGCTATGGGCCGCATCGCGCACGTGAACCAACGGCTCAAAGACGCGCCCACTTACGGGCGCAGTACATGTTCCAATGTATGTGCAGCGCCTGCGCGGATGTCGAGCAACAACAGTTTgct ATGTTATTCGCTGCATATGCATGCCAATCATGCAAAGGGCCAGTGTTGTGGCAAGGCAAGAAAGCGCATTGTCAACACTGCAATGCGGACTTCTTTCCGGAAAAGGCGCTAGCTATACTGGACAGGGCTGAAGAACTGGCTTTTCAAG cAATTCAAGCGAAATCGCCGCAAGAGGGGTGTGAACTAATGCAATCTTCGTATCGCTTAAAGCAACAAGTGTGGTACAGACATCATGCCTCATTACGCGCCGCAGCTGATAGATTGGCTAAATCTTATGCAGATGCCG GGGAATTTAGCAAGAGCGTGGAACTGATAAAGCAAAACATACAAAGTCTCGAATATCAGTATGGTTCATTTAGTGTTGAG GTGGCGCACGAGTTACGAAAACTGTCAGATGTGATGTTGGAACGAATACTAAATGCACCACGGAACTCGGCTTATAG GGAGTGGTGCTTGGAGACACACAAAATAGTTCGTAAAGCCATACAGTTGACTGAATTAAACTATGGGGGATGGGAACCATTGGTTCGGCGGTTGGTGATCCAAGAGCGAGTAGTTGGTGACCTTGTGCAAGACACAGCGGCTGGACTATCACAAACTGATAATATACATCACATCCTGCattataatcttaaaatataa
- the LOC123718673 gene encoding potassium/sodium hyperpolarization-activated cyclic nucleotide-gated channel 2-like has protein sequence MYARLLAGDTFYEHACLVMHENDVLDLEMSGNSWFSCLIRWWEDLFLLSYNDERAQVYYTSIHALRMERAKQFYIYRKCIHPLSKFRQFWDYAIVPIVILNMIIFYHSTSITYGDAEWQFYMANVFLESLLFLDIYYSLRTGYVHTDSKRLILNDKKILLHYASTKLFFHVLASFPIQTIMFMRYGRSINCAICKANTFIIALQFIGIFRMYRLIDATSQWSTYRRNVQVTFWLKFLRITILCLISMHILMRIADIISFFNILSRGSISSRSFYASVLSIRYGSDPPPTHVFYCLDFARICKSFLLFSFSLTPQAYFPDKLTSLLAYLVAMMFYMWSLVECYFLLSYLKYPEEQMYTCIDRTLTLSRWRRLPDSFSKKLLRYFKFNMTKLTVTERQNGLYRSLPKSLKNEIAISCNSRLLLRIQYFAEWPSELIEQLVMSLKEEIYLAGDVVAESSIPSDGLMIIVVGVLAIYSTRDEEVGHLVDGDYFCELCLVTDREIRMSSVIALTPCKIMFLEKITFRKLMRSYPELFYQFKELLTEKYTSQRRASINPFPVQSINI, from the exons ATGTATGCACGACTCTTGGCTGGAGACACCTTTTATGAACATGCGTGCTTAGTTATGCACGAAAATGATGTCTTGGATTTGGAGATGAGTGGGAACAGTTGGTTTAGTTGCTTAATAAGGTGGTGGGAGGATTTATTCCTGCTCTCGTATAATGATGAAAGAGCACAAGTCTATTACACCAGCATACATGCATTGAGAATGGAGAGGGCAaagcaattttatatttatagaaagtGTATACATCCGTTGAGTAAGTTTAG gcaATTTTGGGATTACGCTATTGTGCCGATTgtgatattaaatatgattatattttaccaCAGCACATCAATTACGTACGGTGACGCTGAGTGGCAATTTTACATGGCCAACGTATTTCTAGAGAGCCTACTTTTTCTGGATATCTATTATAGTTTGAGGACTGGCTACGTCCATACGGATTCAAAACGATTAATTCTGAACGATAAAAAGATATTGTTACATTACGCTTCAACCAAGTTGTTCTTTCATGTTCTGGCTTCCTTTCCTATACAGACTATCATGTTCATGAGATACGGTAGAAGCATTAACTGTGCAATCTGTAAGGCAAATACATTCATTATTGCGCTGCAATTTATCGGGATATTTCGTATGTATCGATTAATCGATGCCACAAGCCAATGGAGTACATATAGAAGAAATGTACAAGTGACGTTCTGGCTTAAGTTTCTTCGTATCACTATTCTTTGTTTAATCTCTATGCATATTTTGATGCGGATAGCTGATATCATATCtttctttaatattctatCTAGGGGCAGCATAAGCTCTCGTTCTTTTTATGCTTCCGTATTGAGTATCAGATATGGTAGCGATCCACCGCCGACACACGTGTTCTACTGTTTAGACTTTGCAAGAATCTGCAAGTCATTTCTACTGTTTAGCTTTAGCCTCACGCCTCAAGCTTATTTTCCGGATAAGTTGACGTCACTGCTCGCGTATTTGGTTGCCATGATGTTTTATATGTGGAGTCTGGTGGaatgctattttttattgagcTACTTAAAGTATCCCGAAGAACAAATGTACACTTGTATAGATAGAACGTTGACTTTATCACGGTGGAGAAGGTTGCCTGACAGTTTTAGTAAGAAGTTATTGAGGTATTTCAAGTTTAATATGACAAAGCTAACTGTAACGGAGAGGCAGAACGGCCTTTACAGAAGTCTTCCAAAAAGTTTAAAGAATGAAATTGCTATATCCTGCAACAGTCGCTTGTTATTGAGAATACAATATTTCGCTGAGTGGCCGTCCGAGTTGATCGAACAATTAGTAATGAGTCTTAAGGAGGAAATATATTTGGCAGGAGATGTCGTTGCAGAA tcttCCATACCAAGTGACGGTCTTATGATAATAGTTGTGGGTGTGTTAGCAATTTATTCGACACGAGATGAAGAGGTTGGCCATTTGGTGGATGGTGACTACTTCTGCGAATTATGCCTAGTCACAGATAGGGAGATACGTATGTCCTCGGTAATCGCATTAACACCGTGCAAG ATAATGTTTCTAGAGAAAATAACATTCAGGAAACTGATGAGATCATACCCAGAGCTGTTCTATCAATTTAAGGAATTATTAACGGAAAAATACACATCGCAGCGTCGAGCCTCCATTAACCCATTTCCAGTACAATCGATAAATATTTAG
- the LOC123718767 gene encoding uncharacterized protein LOC123718767 → MYTKLALFTLLVAVAVAVPTPGGFGGHKHVTIHVPYKVRTIHHHHVSKVPVPIHVPVVKEVPVIKEVPIFKHVPVPVIQHVPYPVIKKEIIEKEVIVPIHHHEEHISHGWEGESLSHGWN, encoded by the exons ATGTACACAAAACTCGCT CTCTTCACCCTCTTAGTCGCCGTGGCCGTGGCAGTGCCAACACCAGGAGGCTTCGGTGGACA CAAGCACGTGACCATCCACGTACCGTACAAAGTACGCACCATCCACCATCATCATGTCTCCAAGGTACCGGTGCCAATCCACGTGCCTGTGGTAAAGGAAGTGCCTGTGATCAAGGAAGTACCTATCTTCAAACATGTACCAGTCCCCGTGATCCAGCACGTACCATACCCGGTGATCAAGAAGGAAATCATAGAGAAGGAGGTGATTGTGCCTATCCATCACCATGAAGAGCACATCTCCCACGGATGGGAGGGCGAGTCGTTGTCGCACGGCTGGAACTGA